One Brockia lithotrophica genomic region harbors:
- a CDS encoding Heat shock protein, Hsp20 family, with amino-acid sequence MFGIVPFRERKRRDVRSVFDDFGSLMDRLLDEEFFLVPFVPRSFRTDIRETDGAYIVEAELPGVPKEAIRVTYDDGVLSIVVEEDKDITEEKGEFIRRERYRGRNERHFTLENVDEEKISASFQNGVLRITLPKLKRTPPKGREIAIE; translated from the coding sequence ATGTTTGGGATTGTGCCTTTCCGCGAACGGAAACGCCGGGACGTGCGGAGCGTCTTTGACGACTTCGGCTCCCTCATGGACCGTCTTCTGGACGAAGAGTTCTTCCTCGTGCCGTTTGTCCCCCGCAGCTTCCGCACGGACATCCGCGAAACGGATGGCGCCTACATCGTAGAGGCGGAACTCCCGGGTGTCCCGAAGGAAGCCATCCGCGTGACCTACGACGACGGAGTTCTGAGCATCGTCGTCGAAGAGGACAAGGACATCACGGAAGAAAAGGGCGAGTTCATCCGCCGCGAACGCTACCGCGGACGCAACGAGCGCCACTTCACGTTGGAAAACGTAGACGAGGAAAAGATCTCCGCATCGTTCCAAAACGGCGTGCTTCGGATCACGCTCCCCAAGCTCAAGCGCACGCCGCCCAAGGGCCGGGAGATCGCCATCGAGTGA
- a CDS encoding RNA polymerase sporulation specific sigma factor SigK — MGSFCEVLAAGNGMLTPGRSIRGILNMKCIFTVRPLCFVRGSVAAGSTSPERIGPRGNPHDARQRSRHRHRRLGPRLFGAHPLANGERLGRRPTRRRPVCHLPPAPKLSPGGGRLLAVRAPLRILPSVGGGKPAGISHLLREALSRSVRRRWRRTPHGLGVRRFRRGEVPGSNRRVRPRRFLFARGEGLTFVPVPVRRSLGRRMLPSLREVSRTSSSGRQEHRDNRRRAPEVESVDPLLSWFLWVVRELKYLIGQIRQGSFPHPLPEEEEEEYVRRMLAGDAEARNRLIEHNLRLVAHIAKKFETSGEDPDDLISIGTIGLIKAVETYSPDRGTKLATYAAKCVENEILMHLRATKKMRRDISLFEPIGTDKEGNALTLMDVLPREGDEDFEERIAVRIERDRLEAYLHILDEREREVIVRRFGLTGGEEETQKEVARALGISRSYVSRIEKRALMKLYHAMFRQPPSERSGSGEEGREEHFLSADGEDEKDE; from the coding sequence GTGGGCTCCTTCTGCGAGGTACTTGCCGCCGGGAACGGAATGCTTACGCCCGGAAGATCGATCCGTGGTATACTGAACATGAAATGCATTTTCACCGTGCGGCCCCTGTGCTTTGTCCGTGGGTCCGTTGCGGCTGGTTCTACCTCACCCGAGAGAATCGGGCCAAGGGGGAATCCCCACGATGCTCGGCAGCGTTCTCGGCATCGCCATCGCCGTCTCGGCCCTCGCCTTTTCGGCGCGCACCCTCTGGCGAACGGCGAAAGGCTGGGCCGACGCCCTACGCGGCGGCGACCCGTGTGCCACTTGCCCCCTGCGCCAAAGCTGTCCCCGGGCGGAGGGAGGTTGCTCGCCGTTCGCGCCCCGCTTCGAATTCTCCCTTCCGTCGGCGGGGGGAAACCCGCCGGAATCTCCCACCTCTTACGGGAAGCCTTGAGCCGGTCGGTCCGAAGACGCTGGCGGCGGACGCCGCACGGCCTTGGAGTACGTCGTTTCCGGAGGGGCGAGGTGCCCGGAAGCAACCGCCGCGTACGGCCGCGGCGGTTTCTTTTTGCGCGAGGCGAGGGATTGACCTTCGTCCCGGTGCCGGTTCGGAGAAGCCTGGGCCGCCGAATGCTTCCTTCGCTACGAGAGGTTTCTCGGACTTCTTCCTCCGGGCGGCAGGAACATAGAGATAACCGAAGACGCGCGCCGGAGGTGGAATCCGTGGACCCCCTCCTGAGCTGGTTTCTGTGGGTCGTCCGCGAACTCAAGTACCTGATCGGTCAAATCCGGCAAGGTTCCTTTCCCCACCCTCTTCCGGAAGAAGAGGAAGAAGAATATGTCCGGCGAATGCTCGCCGGCGACGCAGAGGCGCGCAATCGCCTCATCGAGCACAACCTGCGGCTTGTGGCCCACATCGCCAAGAAGTTCGAAACGAGCGGGGAAGACCCCGACGACCTCATTTCCATCGGCACGATCGGCCTCATCAAGGCGGTGGAGACTTACTCGCCGGATAGAGGGACGAAGCTGGCCACCTATGCGGCCAAGTGCGTGGAAAACGAGATCCTCATGCACTTACGCGCGACCAAAAAGATGCGTCGCGACATCTCCCTCTTCGAACCCATCGGCACGGACAAGGAAGGAAACGCCCTCACGCTCATGGACGTTTTGCCTCGCGAAGGGGACGAGGACTTTGAAGAACGAATCGCAGTCCGCATCGAACGCGATCGTCTCGAGGCATACCTCCACATCCTCGACGAGCGAGAACGCGAGGTGATCGTCCGCCGCTTCGGCCTTACAGGAGGCGAGGAAGAGACGCAAAAGGAGGTCGCCCGCGCGTTGGGGATCTCCCGCTCATACGTGTCGCGGATCGAAAAGCGCGCGCTCATGAAGCTCTACCACGCGATGTTTCGCCAGCCGCCTTCGGAGCGCTCCGGCTCCGGCGAAGAGGGGCGGGAAGAGCATTTCCTCTCCGCCGACGGAGAGGACGAAAAGGACGAGTAG
- a CDS encoding Histidyl-tRNA synthetase, with translation MEIRAPRGTEDLFGEDLELVVALEERFREHARRFGFREIRTPILEHAELFVRSVGPTTDIVEKEMFTFPDRGGRVLALRPEGTAPVVRAYVNHKLYAEQLPVRLAYAGPMFRYERPQAGRQRQFHQLGVEVLGGEGPELDAEVIALGHLFLESLGLGDVRLELSSVGCPVCRPRYLERLRAYFLPHRDELCPDCQRRLERNPLRILDCKVDRDKAFVREAPKLFDFLCDECRRYHEDVAAHLESLGIPYVVNPHLVRGLDYYVRTAFEWIDTSLGAQDAVGGGGRYDGLVAELGGPPHGGIGFALGVERLVLGLKNRGIRLAPPRHVDVYVAAFGGGAARRLPLLIRLRRAGFVALGDAGTDKVRTLLRRADRVGARVVVLVGDEEVSRGEVAVKDLASGEQETVREEELVAWLRHRLS, from the coding sequence GTGGAGATTCGCGCACCCCGGGGAACGGAGGACCTCTTCGGCGAAGACCTCGAGCTCGTCGTCGCTCTAGAAGAGCGCTTCCGCGAGCACGCCCGACGCTTTGGGTTTCGAGAAATCCGCACGCCGATCTTGGAGCACGCCGAACTCTTCGTCCGCTCCGTCGGGCCGACGACGGACATCGTAGAGAAGGAAATGTTCACCTTTCCCGATCGCGGCGGGCGCGTCCTCGCCTTGCGCCCGGAGGGGACGGCGCCGGTTGTGCGCGCCTACGTGAACCATAAGCTCTACGCCGAGCAGCTCCCCGTCCGCCTCGCGTACGCAGGTCCCATGTTCCGCTACGAACGCCCGCAGGCGGGACGGCAGCGGCAGTTCCATCAACTCGGCGTGGAAGTTTTGGGAGGAGAAGGGCCGGAACTCGACGCCGAGGTGATCGCCTTGGGCCACCTCTTCCTCGAGTCGCTCGGGCTCGGCGACGTTCGGCTCGAGCTTTCGAGCGTCGGCTGCCCGGTTTGCCGACCGCGGTACCTCGAGCGCTTGCGCGCGTACTTCCTCCCGCATCGGGACGAACTGTGCCCCGACTGTCAGCGGCGGCTCGAGCGGAACCCGCTCCGCATTCTGGACTGCAAGGTCGATCGCGACAAGGCCTTCGTGCGGGAAGCGCCCAAACTCTTCGATTTCCTGTGCGACGAGTGCCGGCGGTACCACGAAGACGTGGCGGCGCACCTCGAGTCGCTGGGGATCCCCTACGTCGTGAATCCCCACCTCGTCCGCGGGTTGGACTACTACGTGCGGACGGCCTTTGAGTGGATCGACACGTCGCTGGGCGCGCAGGACGCCGTGGGCGGCGGCGGGCGCTACGACGGGCTCGTCGCGGAACTGGGCGGTCCCCCACACGGCGGTATCGGGTTCGCCCTGGGGGTCGAGCGCCTCGTCCTCGGCCTCAAGAACCGAGGAATCCGCCTCGCACCTCCGCGGCACGTCGACGTGTACGTGGCCGCCTTCGGGGGCGGGGCCGCACGCCGCCTCCCCCTCCTCATCCGCCTGCGCCGCGCGGGCTTTGTGGCCCTGGGTGACGCGGGTACCGACAAGGTGCGTACGCTCCTTCGACGCGCCGACCGCGTGGGCGCCCGGGTCGTCGTCCTCGTGGGCGACGAGGAAGTCTCCCGGGGGGAAGTAGCCGTGAAGGATCTCGCGAGCGGGGAGCAGGAGACGGTGCGCGAGGAAGAGCTGGTCGCTTGGCTCCGCCACCGCCTCTCGTAG
- a CDS encoding Aspartyl-tRNA synthetase — translation MPEEHEEQVYLGPGERPSALVQKTHDAGTLTLSDVGRQVVLGGWVHRRRDLGGLIFFDLRDRSGIVQVVVPPEEEEAFRTADRLRAEYVVSVRGRVVARPPETRNPKIPTGDVEVRAEEIAIWNTSRALPFPIADEREVDERVRLRYRYLDLRRESLRDAILARARIVDVVRRFLTDRGFVEIETPMLSKSTPEGARDFLVPSRLRRGTFYALPQSPQLYKQLLMIAGFERYFQIARCFRDEDLRADRQPEFTQIDIEVSFMSREMFLGIVEEMLAAVVREVLGREVPRPFPRLTYDEAMRRYGTDRPDIRFGIELVDVEEVVREVPSRVFQEALATGGIVRAIRVPGGGERISRKEISAYEDLVRGYGAGGLAWLRVEEGGLTGPLARFFARGHAERLLGATEARPGDLLFFGAGRADVVHASLAALRERLGYDLGLVPEGELAFLWVVDFPLLEVDETEGRLVAKHHPFTRPREEDLPLLATDPLRVRAEAYDVVLNGVELGGGSLRIYRRDVQEAVFRAVGLSEEEVREKFGFFLEALEYGAPPHGGIALGLDRLVALLLGRPSIRDVIAFPKTQSGTDLLMGAPSTVTPRQLEELGLVTVSEEEPQET, via the coding sequence ATGCCGGAGGAGCACGAAGAACAGGTGTACCTCGGACCGGGAGAACGCCCGTCGGCGCTCGTACAGAAGACCCACGACGCAGGGACGCTCACCTTGTCCGACGTAGGCCGGCAGGTGGTCCTCGGAGGGTGGGTGCACCGCCGGCGGGATTTGGGAGGACTCATCTTCTTCGACTTGCGCGACCGCTCGGGAATCGTCCAGGTGGTCGTTCCGCCCGAGGAGGAGGAGGCGTTCCGTACGGCGGATCGCCTGCGCGCCGAATACGTCGTCTCCGTGCGCGGCCGCGTCGTCGCGCGTCCGCCCGAGACCCGCAACCCCAAGATCCCGACGGGCGACGTGGAGGTGCGCGCCGAGGAGATCGCGATCTGGAACACGTCGCGCGCGCTGCCCTTTCCCATCGCCGACGAACGGGAGGTGGACGAGCGCGTCCGCCTCCGCTACCGCTACCTCGACCTGCGGCGCGAGTCCCTGCGCGACGCGATCCTCGCCCGCGCCCGCATCGTGGACGTCGTCCGCCGCTTCCTCACAGACCGCGGCTTCGTAGAGATCGAGACCCCCATGCTCTCCAAGAGCACCCCGGAGGGTGCACGCGACTTCCTCGTCCCGAGCCGCCTCCGCCGCGGCACCTTTTACGCGCTCCCCCAGTCTCCCCAGCTCTACAAGCAGCTCCTCATGATCGCGGGCTTCGAGCGCTACTTTCAGATCGCCCGCTGCTTTCGCGACGAGGACTTGCGCGCCGATCGCCAACCGGAGTTTACACAGATCGACATCGAAGTGAGCTTCATGTCCCGGGAAATGTTTCTCGGGATCGTCGAGGAAATGCTCGCCGCCGTGGTACGGGAAGTGCTCGGACGCGAAGTCCCGCGCCCCTTTCCGCGCCTCACGTACGACGAGGCGATGCGCCGGTACGGAACCGACCGGCCGGACATCCGATTCGGGATTGAACTCGTGGACGTAGAAGAGGTCGTCCGCGAGGTCCCGAGTCGCGTCTTTCAGGAAGCGCTCGCCACCGGAGGAATCGTGCGGGCGATTCGCGTGCCGGGCGGTGGGGAGAGGATCAGCCGGAAGGAAATCTCCGCGTACGAGGACCTCGTCCGCGGGTACGGGGCAGGGGGGCTTGCCTGGCTTCGCGTGGAGGAGGGCGGACTTACGGGACCACTGGCGAGGTTCTTCGCACGAGGGCACGCGGAACGTCTCCTCGGGGCGACCGAAGCCCGTCCCGGCGACCTCCTCTTCTTCGGCGCGGGGCGGGCGGATGTCGTGCACGCCTCCCTGGCGGCCTTGCGGGAACGCTTGGGGTACGACCTCGGCCTCGTCCCCGAAGGGGAGCTCGCCTTTTTGTGGGTCGTGGACTTCCCCCTCTTGGAGGTGGACGAGACGGAAGGTCGCCTCGTCGCCAAGCACCACCCCTTTACCCGTCCGCGGGAGGAAGACCTCCCTTTGCTCGCGACGGATCCCCTGCGCGTCCGAGCCGAGGCCTACGACGTCGTCTTAAACGGCGTAGAGCTGGGCGGGGGGAGCCTTCGGATTTACCGCCGCGACGTGCAAGAGGCCGTCTTCCGCGCCGTAGGCCTTTCCGAAGAGGAAGTTCGGGAAAAATTCGGCTTCTTTTTGGAGGCACTCGAGTACGGAGCGCCGCCCCACGGGGGCATTGCCCTCGGCCTCGATCGCCTCGTCGCTCTCCTCCTGGGGCGACCTTCCATTCGCGATGTGATCGCCTTTCCCAAGACGCAGAGCGGGACGGACCTCCTCATGGGGGCTCCGAGCACGGTCACACCTCGCCAGCTCGAAGAACTCGGCCTCGTCACCGTTTCCGAGGAAGAGCCGCAGGAAACCTGA
- a CDS encoding Alanyl-tRNA synthetase, whose protein sequence is MSPTGAPDTARKEPVVRASAWNGRPKAGWYREVAPRPCGEEGLFCVLILFAPGVGGLRIFRVSREGSSVRSSEIRAKFLEFFREKDHLILPSASLIPQDDPSLLFINSGVATLKKYFDGREAPPSRRLASAQKSIRTNDIEQVGKTSRHHTFFEMLGNFSVGDYFKREAIRWAWEFLTDPRWIGFPPERLSVTIHPEDEEAYAVWHEEIGLPDERIVRLEGNFWDIGEGPSGPNSEIFFDRGPAFGDDPDDPELYPGGENERYIEIWNLVFSQFNHNPDGTYTPLPSKNIDTGMGLERMASILQGGRTNFDTDLFLPIIRGTEDLSGRRYGSSPDTDVAFRVIADHVRTLAFAIGDGALPSNEGRGYVLRRLLRRAMRYGRNLGLDRPFLYELAPIVGEIMGDVYPEVREKARFIQEVVREEEERFLSRLDAGMKLLEKYVTRARAEGRSELTGDEAFTLYDTYGFPFDLTLDYAQEAGLAVDRAGFEERLEEQRERARRARGEVDSMQVQGGDLLALEAESRFVGYETLEVSRARVEAIFDREGRRVRVLEAGEEGEVVLHETPFYAESGGQIGDRGVLEGDFGFAIVTDVRKAPRGQHLHRVTVRLGRLRVGDVVRAKVDENSRSDIMRHHTATHLLHAALRRVLGTHVVQAGSFVGDAYLRFDFTHPRPLSREERQAVEDWVNEQIWRALPVNTFLKPLDEARAMGAMALFGEKYGEIVRVVEIPTASLELCGGTHVANTQEILLFKIVSETGIGSGVRRIEAVAGPHAYRFTTERLALLDAVAARLEVGVEEILPRLETLAEERKSWEREREALLGRWARLVALGLLERAETLISPALDGERVELVTGVVDVSDADALRIVLDVVKEGVSGRGRPYAIALGATPGPNRVNLLLSFSPELVARGFDAGKRVREMARFVGGGGGGRPDLGQAGGRDPSGLAEALRFVRTWFA, encoded by the coding sequence ATGAGTCCGACGGGTGCGCCCGATACAGCGCGGAAAGAGCCGGTCGTCCGTGCGAGCGCGTGGAACGGACGGCCGAAAGCAGGGTGGTACCGCGAGGTCGCCCCTCGTCCCTGCGGGGAAGAGGGGCTTTTTTGCGTCCTCATCCTCTTTGCGCCGGGCGTAGGAGGGCTTCGGATTTTCCGCGTGTCGAGGGAGGGAAGTTCCGTGCGTTCTTCGGAAATTCGCGCCAAATTCCTCGAGTTCTTTCGGGAGAAGGACCACCTGATTCTCCCCAGCGCCTCCTTGATCCCTCAGGACGACCCGTCTCTCCTCTTCATCAACTCCGGGGTGGCGACGCTCAAGAAGTACTTCGACGGGCGCGAGGCACCGCCGAGCCGCCGATTGGCCAGTGCGCAGAAGTCCATCCGCACGAACGACATCGAGCAAGTGGGGAAGACGTCGCGCCACCACACGTTTTTCGAGATGCTCGGAAACTTTTCCGTCGGCGACTACTTCAAGCGCGAGGCGATCCGCTGGGCGTGGGAATTCCTCACGGATCCCCGTTGGATCGGCTTTCCGCCGGAACGCCTTTCGGTGACGATCCATCCGGAAGACGAGGAAGCCTACGCCGTCTGGCACGAGGAGATCGGCCTGCCGGATGAGCGGATCGTCCGCCTCGAGGGGAACTTCTGGGACATCGGCGAAGGGCCCTCGGGTCCGAACAGCGAGATCTTTTTTGACCGCGGCCCGGCCTTCGGCGACGATCCGGACGATCCGGAACTCTACCCGGGCGGGGAAAACGAGCGCTACATCGAGATCTGGAACCTCGTCTTCTCTCAGTTCAACCACAATCCCGACGGGACGTATACCCCCCTTCCTTCGAAAAACATCGATACGGGAATGGGGCTAGAGCGTATGGCGTCGATCCTTCAGGGGGGGCGGACGAACTTCGACACCGACCTCTTCCTCCCGATCATCCGGGGGACCGAAGATTTGAGCGGTCGCCGCTACGGAAGTTCGCCCGACACAGACGTCGCCTTTCGCGTGATCGCCGACCACGTGCGCACCCTCGCCTTCGCCATCGGGGACGGCGCCTTGCCGTCGAACGAAGGGCGCGGGTACGTGCTTCGCCGACTCCTCAGGCGAGCGATGCGCTACGGGCGCAACCTCGGCCTCGACCGGCCGTTCCTCTACGAGCTCGCGCCGATCGTCGGCGAGATCATGGGGGATGTGTATCCGGAGGTGCGGGAGAAGGCCCGCTTCATCCAGGAGGTCGTGCGCGAAGAGGAGGAGCGCTTCCTCTCGCGCCTCGACGCGGGAATGAAGTTGCTCGAGAAGTACGTCACCCGCGCGCGGGCGGAAGGGCGGAGCGAGCTCACGGGAGACGAGGCGTTTACCCTGTACGACACCTACGGCTTCCCCTTTGACCTCACGCTCGACTACGCACAGGAAGCCGGTCTCGCCGTCGATCGCGCGGGGTTTGAGGAGCGCCTGGAAGAGCAACGAGAACGGGCTCGGCGCGCCCGCGGGGAAGTGGATTCCATGCAGGTCCAAGGGGGAGATCTCCTCGCCTTGGAAGCGGAGAGTCGCTTCGTCGGCTACGAGACGCTCGAAGTCTCCCGGGCGCGCGTGGAGGCCATCTTCGACCGCGAAGGGCGGCGCGTGCGCGTGCTCGAGGCTGGGGAAGAGGGGGAAGTCGTCCTCCACGAGACCCCCTTCTACGCGGAAAGCGGGGGGCAGATCGGCGACCGCGGCGTGCTCGAAGGGGATTTCGGCTTCGCCATCGTGACCGACGTGCGCAAGGCGCCGCGCGGGCAACACCTGCACCGCGTAACCGTGCGCCTCGGGCGCCTGCGCGTGGGCGACGTCGTACGGGCCAAGGTGGACGAAAACTCGCGGAGCGATATCATGCGCCACCACACGGCTACGCACCTCCTCCACGCCGCCCTCCGCCGCGTCCTCGGGACGCACGTCGTTCAGGCGGGTTCGTTTGTGGGGGACGCCTACCTCCGCTTCGACTTCACGCACCCGCGCCCCCTTTCGCGCGAAGAGCGGCAGGCGGTGGAAGATTGGGTGAACGAGCAGATCTGGCGGGCGTTGCCGGTGAACACCTTCCTGAAGCCGCTCGACGAAGCGCGCGCCATGGGGGCCATGGCCCTCTTCGGCGAGAAATACGGAGAGATCGTCCGCGTCGTGGAAATCCCCACGGCGAGCCTCGAACTTTGCGGGGGGACGCACGTCGCCAACACGCAGGAAATCCTCCTCTTCAAGATCGTCTCCGAGACGGGCATCGGCTCCGGTGTGCGACGCATCGAAGCCGTCGCCGGACCGCACGCGTACCGCTTTACGACCGAGCGCCTTGCGCTTTTGGACGCCGTGGCCGCGCGCCTGGAAGTCGGCGTTGAGGAAATCTTGCCGCGCCTCGAAACCCTTGCGGAAGAGCGGAAATCCTGGGAGCGCGAGCGCGAAGCGCTTCTGGGTCGCTGGGCACGCCTCGTCGCCTTGGGGCTTCTCGAACGCGCGGAGACCCTCATCTCGCCGGCGCTGGACGGCGAGCGCGTGGAGCTCGTCACGGGCGTTGTAGACGTCTCCGACGCGGATGCCCTGCGGATCGTCCTCGACGTAGTAAAGGAAGGCGTCTCCGGGCGTGGGCGGCCCTACGCGATCGCTCTGGGGGCGACGCCGGGCCCGAATCGCGTGAACCTCCTCCTCTCCTTCTCTCCGGAGCTCGTCGCCCGGGGCTTCGATGCGGGAAAGCGCGTACGCGAGATGGCGAGGTTTGTCGGCGGCGGCGGCGGAGGGCGTCCCGACCTCGGCCAGGCCGGCGGACGCGACCCTTCCGGGCTCGCAGAGGCGCTCCGCTTCGTGCGCACTTGGTTTGCCTAA
- a CDS encoding putative Holliday junction resolvase YggF, whose amino-acid sequence MGRVLALDVGTRTIGVAVSDPLGITAQGLETIFRRGGNEYARLLELLEAYEVTTVVIGYPRHLDGRPGETARQAEDIARFLARRTDVEVVFWDERLTTREALRALREGGASAARKKERKDVLAAQLLLDSYLRRRKGGTP is encoded by the coding sequence GTGGGGAGGGTCCTCGCCCTCGACGTGGGGACGCGGACGATCGGCGTCGCGGTAAGCGATCCCCTCGGGATCACGGCCCAGGGGTTGGAAACCATCTTTCGTCGCGGCGGAAACGAGTACGCACGCCTCCTCGAACTTCTCGAGGCGTACGAGGTCACCACGGTAGTCATCGGGTACCCGCGGCATCTGGACGGTCGACCCGGAGAAACGGCGCGGCAAGCGGAAGACATCGCCCGCTTTTTGGCCAGGCGGACCGACGTGGAGGTCGTCTTTTGGGACGAGCGGCTCACGACGCGGGAGGCGCTTCGCGCCCTCCGGGAAGGCGGAGCTTCTGCCGCCCGCAAGAAGGAGCGCAAGGACGTACTTGCGGCGCAGCTCCTTCTCGACAGTTACCTTCGGAGGCGAAAGGGAGGAACACCATGA
- a CDS encoding Zinc ABC transporter, ATP-binding protein ZnuC translates to MSRSELRTAPASAGKAEPVLELRGITFAYDGLPVLEDVSLTLHRGELMGLVGPNGSGKSTLVRIALGLLRPDAGSVVWFGTPLEKFRAWSRVGYVSQKAASFNLGFPASVEEVVTMGLTGKLGLFRFPGRREREKVREALETVGMGAFADRPVGRLSGGQQQRVFIARALVSDPEVLILDEPTVGVDARSEAEFYALLEKLNGERKLSILLVSHDLGAVSERMHTVVVLNRRVFFAGSAADFRARWESVLREAYGELVVPVAHLDASRGLVRLSPLEASNGEAGDGKGE, encoded by the coding sequence ATGTCTCGTTCGGAGTTGCGCACCGCTCCTGCGTCGGCCGGAAAGGCCGAACCGGTTCTCGAGCTTCGCGGGATCACCTTTGCCTACGACGGCCTGCCCGTGCTCGAAGACGTTTCCCTCACCCTGCACCGCGGCGAACTCATGGGCCTCGTAGGGCCAAACGGTTCCGGAAAGTCCACGCTCGTGCGCATCGCCCTCGGACTTCTCCGTCCGGACGCCGGAAGCGTGGTGTGGTTCGGAACGCCCCTGGAGAAATTTCGCGCGTGGTCGCGGGTAGGGTACGTCTCCCAGAAGGCGGCGAGCTTCAACCTCGGGTTTCCCGCCTCCGTGGAGGAAGTCGTCACCATGGGCCTCACGGGAAAGCTCGGTCTTTTCCGCTTCCCGGGGCGACGCGAGCGGGAGAAGGTGCGCGAGGCTTTGGAGACGGTGGGGATGGGTGCCTTCGCCGACCGCCCGGTCGGTCGCCTTTCGGGCGGGCAGCAGCAACGCGTCTTCATCGCCCGTGCCCTCGTATCCGATCCCGAAGTCCTCATCCTCGACGAACCGACGGTAGGGGTGGACGCGCGTTCGGAGGCGGAGTTTTACGCCCTTTTGGAAAAGCTCAACGGCGAGCGAAAACTCTCCATTCTCCTCGTCTCCCACGACCTCGGGGCGGTTTCGGAGCGGATGCACACGGTCGTCGTCTTGAACCGCCGCGTGTTCTTCGCCGGGAGTGCGGCGGATTTTCGCGCCCGCTGGGAAAGCGTGCTCCGCGAGGCGTACGGGGAGCTCGTGGTCCCCGTTGCACACCTCGACGCTTCGCGGGGGCTCGTGCGCCTTTCGCCCCTCGAAGCTTCGAACGGAGAAGCCGGAGACGGGAAGGGAGAGTGA
- a CDS encoding putative permease often clustered with de novo purine synthesis, with amino-acid sequence MFWIFAALLSALLLRGALPVLTALLFFVLKVSLPFLLALFVAYLLEPGVRALERRGLERRRAAQIVYAFFFLLAGLALAAAVFRLDALATGAQSFLHRLAASFEELGDGTNGPLAALPPSLRAEVLRWGSHLYARLPELTVAQVEKLDSLWNFVFVFTLSPFIAYFYLVDAEAFFRFFALGVPPAWRATFAHLLFRIDGRLARYVRGLAYVAVLEGLIVYVGYRLVGLPFALVFAVLTAVFEFVPFVGPVLAAALPLLYAVPLGWSKVLSVFAVVLVAQLVENNLLSPLISGKVTDLHPLAILTAVLVGGELLGFLGMVLAVPVSLVVREVVSVRDYLRVPEGGRPSP; translated from the coding sequence GTGTTCTGGATTTTCGCGGCCCTCCTGTCGGCCCTTCTCCTTCGGGGGGCGCTTCCCGTCCTGACGGCCTTGCTCTTCTTTGTCCTCAAGGTGAGCCTTCCGTTTCTGCTCGCGCTCTTCGTGGCGTACCTCCTCGAGCCCGGCGTTCGTGCTTTGGAACGAAGGGGTCTCGAAAGGCGGCGCGCGGCCCAGATCGTGTACGCGTTCTTCTTCCTCCTCGCCGGTCTCGCGCTCGCCGCCGCGGTTTTCCGCCTGGACGCCCTGGCTACGGGCGCGCAGTCTTTCCTGCACCGCCTTGCCGCGTCCTTCGAGGAACTGGGCGACGGGACAAACGGCCCTTTGGCGGCCTTGCCCCCCTCGCTTCGCGCGGAGGTCCTTCGCTGGGGAAGCCACCTCTACGCCCGTCTTCCCGAGCTCACCGTCGCTCAGGTGGAAAAGCTCGACAGCCTCTGGAACTTCGTCTTCGTCTTCACCCTGTCCCCGTTCATCGCGTATTTCTACCTGGTCGACGCCGAAGCCTTCTTTCGTTTCTTCGCCTTGGGCGTGCCGCCGGCGTGGCGTGCGACGTTTGCCCACCTCCTGTTTCGCATCGACGGACGTCTCGCGCGCTACGTGCGCGGACTCGCCTACGTCGCCGTTTTGGAAGGTCTCATCGTCTACGTAGGGTACCGCCTCGTGGGACTGCCTTTCGCCCTCGTCTTCGCCGTCCTCACCGCGGTTTTCGAGTTCGTCCCCTTTGTAGGGCCCGTACTCGCGGCGGCCCTTCCCCTTCTCTACGCCGTGCCCCTTGGTTGGTCGAAAGTGCTCTCGGTGTTCGCCGTCGTCCTCGTCGCCCAACTCGTGGAGAACAACCTCTTGTCTCCCCTCATCTCCGGGAAAGTCACCGACCTCCATCCGCTCGCCATCCTCACGGCCGTCCTCGTCGGCGGGGAACTTTTGGGCTTTTTGGGCATGGTCCTCGCCGTCCCCGTATCCCTTGTCGTGCGCGAGGTCGTTTCCGTACGGGATTACCTCCGCGTGCCGGAAGGGGGGCGTCCGTCCCCGTAG